The DNA segment ACCTCAGGATTTTCAGCTTGATTTTGCTGATTGGAAAAAAGAAACAAGCGGTCCTGGCGGGACTGGCGGTGTGGGGCAATCTGATGACCCTGTATATGATGAGGCTGTAGAATTTGTACTTGGCCAGGGAAAAGCTTCAATTTCACTTCTGCAACGTCGTTTTAGAATTGGATTTAACAGGGCAGCAAGATATATTGAGCAAATGGAGATGGATGGCATCCTGGGACCACAGGAAGGCAGCAAGCCTCGCAAAGTGATTGGCGCGGAATAAGTGGAGATTGTTGAATGTTGAGAAAATATTGGATCGTTGTTTTTGTTTTGATTAATTGTTTTTTTGTTTGCAACGCATGGGGAGCAGAGCAGGATTCTGCAAATCAATTCGCTGAACGTATTCAGAAGCGCTATGAAAAAATAAAGACATTCCAAGCTGAGTTTACACAAGAATTAACGAATGTTGCTAGTGGTGAAGTCGATAAACGGAAAGGCCAAATATGGTTTAAACAACCATCACAAGTGCGGTGGGAAACCTTGGAACCGGAAAAAGAGCTACTGGTCGTTGGTCCTGAGTTCGCATGGGACTATATTGCAGATGAAGAACTCGCATTGAAGTATGATGTGGCAACACTTTTTAATTCAAAAACAATTCTTCGTTTTATTTCCGGACAGGCGCGGCTTAATGACGATTTCATCGTCAAAACTGATTGGCAGGGATCAGAAGCTGTGAAGACTCGATGGGGGAAAGGGTGCATTGTCCTGCAACTCATCCCTAAAGAAGCAGAACCCGGACTTGTGATGGCTTATATTGGAGTTGAGCCGGATACTGGGATATTGCGCAAAGTTATGATTGTTGATTTTTATGGAAATGGAAATGAAGTGCAGTTGAATGATATTAAACTGAACATTGATTTCCCCACATCAATGTTTTCTTTTTTCCCGCCAGAAGGAACAACAATAGAAGATAATACCCAAGGATTTTAATTCATCTTTACGGCTTTTTTAAGCGCAAGCATTTCACTTGAGGACAATTCTCGCCATTGTCCTCTTTTTAATTTTCCTAGTTCAATAGGGCCTTGTTTGATTCTGTGCAATCGCAAAATCGTGAGTTCAAATTCATCACACATACGTCTGATTTGGCGATTTATTCCTTGGATAAGACTTAACTCCATTGTCTGCGTGCCCGCGACAGGTTTCTGACAAACAACATGCACAGGAGCGAGTTGCTCGCCATTTTTCAAAGTCATTCCAGAACGCATGGTGTGAAGCATTTTCTCAGGAATCCTCCCCCTGACTGTTACCGTATAGATTTTTGGAAGGTGGTATTTCGGATGCGTTAGGCGGTAGCAGAGATCTCCATCTGTTGTTAGGAGCAACAAGCCTTCGGAATAGTAATCAAGGCGCCCGACAGGAAAAGGCCGTAAGGCTTGTATTTCACGAGGAAGTAGGTCGAGTACTGTCTGCCTGTTTTGTGGATCATTGACAGTGGTCACAGTCTCTATCGGTTTATGCAGCATAATTGTGAGGGCTTGCCCCTGAGAAGGGAGACGAAGAGGCTGCCCATTAAATATGACCGTATCAGATGCTGGATCAACTTTGATTCCAGGCGAATCGGCGACAATTCCATTGACAGTGATTGTTCCGTTGAAAACAAGTTCATCCGCCCCCCTTCGAGAGGTCACACCGGATTGAGCGATAAATTTATTGAGACGTATTTTTACTTTTTTTTCCATGGTCGCTCTTAAGCTCATGCCAAAAGGTTGAGGAGAACATACGCAACGAGTTGATCGACTCAACTCGTTGCGAGTGATCATCGTTCTAGACGCGAATGGTCTTGGAAGCAAGTTGGAAACTTGTCACAATATCAAGCATGTTGGTGACAGTACCAACTCCTTTTTTTTCTGTGAGATTAAAATGTTCAAGACATGTACCGCACACAAGGACAGATACTCCAGCTTCTTCCAGCTTCGACAGTTCTTCCATACAAGGGCTTGTAGCAACAGCAAGTTTCACTCCGCCATTCACCATGACGACCCGCCATAAATCCTTTCCCATCTCTTTAAGTGTCAGGATAAAGTTATATATGAGCTTCTTGCCCAACTCATCATCTCCAGTACCCATCACATCAGAGGCGATAAAGACTAGAATTTTTTGCTGGTCAATCTCCGCAAGTTCCGCGTTGCTCATCTCTTCGCATGCTAAACATGCTTCCTCAGTTTTTTTTAGGCCGGTGATAACATACTCATCGCCAACAATTTCCACGTCTGTGTCATACCCCTTGGTTGAAAGAAAGCGTGAAACATTTTCTTGAGCCGCTTTATTGTCGACTTTAATTGAAATGGAAACTGGAGCTTGTTCTTCGATTGCCTGTTTGCATTTCAAAACAGGTTGAGGGCAGGGGAGCCCCTGGCATTCTATTAGTATTTGAGACATTTACGTCCTCCTTAGTCTATTAGTGAATCATATCTATCTAAAAGAGGTCAAATAGATAAGGTTGATGAATAAATAAGCATCATAATGCTCTCTCAATAATCTATCAAAACTTGCTCTCTCAAATATCTCTAGCTATTAAGAGGTGAAGGACAAAAAAAACTATGAAAATACCTATTAATCCAACGACCTTTTCTCCTCTTGTTGCCTTCTTATTTAAACTCTGGGCAAAAACACTCCGTTTTGAGGTTCATGGAGATTTGGATTCTCTTATCGCACAAAACAAGACCGGGAAATCATATGTTATTGCTTTGTGGCATGGAGAACTGTTTCCCATTGTTGCTTTTTCATTGGGTATTGCCAAGGACGTTTTTCCTTTGATCAGTCAAAGTAAAGATGGAGAATTTATCGCAAGGATTTTCAAGACGCTTGGTTTTGTGACCGTACGTGGCTCAAGTTCTCGTGGCGGGGTTAAAGCGCTTCTTCAGGCTAAAAGAATTATGGAAAAAGAAAATAAAATGGCTGTCGTAACAGTTGATGGACCTCGAGGCCCTCGTCATAAATCCAAAGATGGAGTGATTTTCATGGCACAAAGAGCAAAAGCTCAAATAGTACCTGTGCGTGCATACCCTGTTACCAGAAAAGTTTTTAGCCAGTCGTGGGATCACTTCCTCCTTCCTCTTCCTTTTTCCCGTTGTCCCATTTATATTGGGGAACCAATGCCTGTAACCGATAGAAAACTCGATAAAGGCATTCTTGCTCAAGAGAAAAATAAACTTGAAAAGGAATTGCTGTTTCTAAAGCCGAAGTAGTTTTTGTTCAAAGCAAAAGAGAAAGCCCAGCAGATTCTGCTGGGCTTTCTCTTTTGCTGGAATAAGATGTTTAAGTATCAGGAAAAGTTAATCCGTTTTTAATCAATCTTGATCCGCGCAGTTCCTTGAGTATAAAATGGAAGTGAACTTTTTTTGGCGTTCAATTCAGTACGACTTGTTTTGATGATGAATTCATCCTGCTGTGCATCTTCTGCTTTGACATATGCCAAGGCAATACAATGCCCCAGACTAGGGGCAAAAGAGCCGCTCGTGATAATGCCTGTTTTTTCACCTGAGGGAAGAAAAACAGGATCATTATGGCGTGCAGTGCGTCGCCCATCAATAGATAAAGCTATTAATGCTTCATTCTTTTGGGTCAATCCTGATTTGCCAATATAATCAGATTCTTTTTTGAGAAAAAAACCTGCCCCTGCTTCATGAGGAGTATGATTCTCATCCAGATCCTGACCATAGAGTGGGTACCCTATTTCAAGACGAAGTGTATCACGCGCTCCGAGTCCGATGGGTTGGACTCTCTCGTCCTTGATAAGTTTTTCCCATATTCCAAGGGCTGCTTCGGAAGGGAGGTAGAGCTCGTATCCCAACTCTCCAGTATAGCCGGTTCTGCTGACGATCATAGGAAATCCCTGACTGTCATCATTGGCAAAACAGAAGTACTTAAGTTGATTCCATTGTGATCCCAGAAGGGTGTTGAGGACGTCTAAACTTTGCGGGCCTTGAACATCTATTTTTGCCGTTTGTTCACTGATGTCGGCCAAAAAGAGGGAATCAGGAAGATGAGATTGAATGTGATTGAAGTCTTTTTCTCTGCAAGCACCATTAACAACTAACATGTACTCGTCTTCTGCTAGACAATAAATAATCAAGTCATCATGTATTCCGCCTCGTTCATTGAGAAGGAAGCCATATCTGCACTTATTTGGTGCCAATGTCTCGAGATCATGGCTGACGACTTTGTTTAAAGCCTTCATTGCGCCTTTTCCAGTCAGAGCAAATTCACCCATATGACTGATATCGAAAATACCAGTTTGGGTTCGAGTATGTTTGTGCTCAATCATTATTCCCTTGTATTGGACAGGCATATCGAAGCCAGCGAAAGGTGCCATTTTGGCTCCATTTTCTCTATGCCAATCGGTAAGGGGAGTCTTTGCTAAAGATTCCATTCATTCCTCCATAAACGTGTTTTAGAAAAATCCAGGGCCAGTTGAGCCAGAGGCTCGAGATTTTCTGATTGAACGGAATTCATCCAGAAGTCTCATGAACTGACCGTAGAGTATTTTGATCTTTTTACCATAAGGCGAAAGTTGAGTTTCAGAGACCTCAACATATTTTCGTCTCAGAT comes from the Pseudodesulfovibrio piezophilus C1TLV30 genome and includes:
- the yedF gene encoding sulfurtransferase-like selenium metabolism protein YedF, producing the protein MSQILIECQGLPCPQPVLKCKQAIEEQAPVSISIKVDNKAAQENVSRFLSTKGYDTDVEIVGDEYVITGLKKTEEACLACEEMSNAELAEIDQQKILVFIASDVMGTGDDELGKKLIYNFILTLKEMGKDLWRVVMVNGGVKLAVATSPCMEELSKLEEAGVSVLVCGTCLEHFNLTEKKGVGTVTNMLDIVTSFQLASKTIRV
- a CDS encoding lysophospholipid acyltransferase family protein, translated to MKIPINPTTFSPLVAFLFKLWAKTLRFEVHGDLDSLIAQNKTGKSYVIALWHGELFPIVAFSLGIAKDVFPLISQSKDGEFIARIFKTLGFVTVRGSSSRGGVKALLQAKRIMEKENKMAVVTVDGPRGPRHKSKDGVIFMAQRAKAQIVPVRAYPVTRKVFSQSWDHFLLPLPFSRCPIYIGEPMPVTDRKLDKGILAQEKNKLEKELLFLKPK
- the gcvT gene encoding glycine cleavage system aminomethyltransferase GcvT, which produces MESLAKTPLTDWHRENGAKMAPFAGFDMPVQYKGIMIEHKHTRTQTGIFDISHMGEFALTGKGAMKALNKVVSHDLETLAPNKCRYGFLLNERGGIHDDLIIYCLAEDEYMLVVNGACREKDFNHIQSHLPDSLFLADISEQTAKIDVQGPQSLDVLNTLLGSQWNQLKYFCFANDDSQGFPMIVSRTGYTGELGYELYLPSEAALGIWEKLIKDERVQPIGLGARDTLRLEIGYPLYGQDLDENHTPHEAGAGFFLKKESDYIGKSGLTQKNEALIALSIDGRRTARHNDPVFLPSGEKTGIITSGSFAPSLGHCIALAYVKAEDAQQDEFIIKTSRTELNAKKSSLPFYTQGTARIKID
- a CDS encoding LolA family protein — translated: MLRKYWIVVFVLINCFFVCNAWGAEQDSANQFAERIQKRYEKIKTFQAEFTQELTNVASGEVDKRKGQIWFKQPSQVRWETLEPEKELLVVGPEFAWDYIADEELALKYDVATLFNSKTILRFISGQARLNDDFIVKTDWQGSEAVKTRWGKGCIVLQLIPKEAEPGLVMAYIGVEPDTGILRKVMIVDFYGNGNEVQLNDIKLNIDFPTSMFSFFPPEGTTIEDNTQGF
- a CDS encoding pseudouridine synthase; its protein translation is MEKKVKIRLNKFIAQSGVTSRRGADELVFNGTITVNGIVADSPGIKVDPASDTVIFNGQPLRLPSQGQALTIMLHKPIETVTTVNDPQNRQTVLDLLPREIQALRPFPVGRLDYYSEGLLLLTTDGDLCYRLTHPKYHLPKIYTVTVRGRIPEKMLHTMRSGMTLKNGEQLAPVHVVCQKPVAGTQTMELSLIQGINRQIRRMCDEFELTILRLHRIKQGPIELGKLKRGQWRELSSSEMLALKKAVKMN